The Pyrus communis chromosome 12, drPyrComm1.1, whole genome shotgun sequence genomic sequence AAATATGATCTCTTGGAAGCACTCTGCAATCTCTCAAATCACCAACAGCAGTCATAACCTTATTATTTCCAAATACATGTGTGAAACAAACAAAACTGCCATCAAAACATAGCAAGGAACACCGACGTTGTTATCGCATTATCATAAGGTTGATCATGGGACAATCGGAAGGGGGACAACCCCTTCCGGGCCCGGAGGGATTATAAGGAATTTCACCATGCTCATTCAATGGTTATAGAAAATTTTGGCCTACTCAtgttgaaaagaaaaggaatgaaTCACTGATTAGGAACATGGATGGATTCATAACTAATTAAATCTAAAGGCATCAAATTAAGCATCAATGCAACAATAACTTCTGGCTTCAAAAACTCATCTTTTACATAAGAACATAAACCACATCTGTAATTAACTACATTAGGAAAAATTAATACAACTAATTCTAGTAAAACAAAGATACCATCTTGGTAACCCCAAAAAGAGAGCATAAATcatagaaaacccaaaattataATCTCATGACACAACAGAAAAATAATGGGTGAAATCAAGTTTGCAACAGTATAATATGGGTCATTCACAAAAACACATGCACCATCAAAGTAGCAACATAGAATCTAAAAACAGTTAACCAAATTTCAAACtaacttacaaaaaattaatcaaaacccaTTAATCTTAATCAGATTTCAAACCAAAAAAGGGAAGGCACTACCATTGAATCAAGCTCCAGACAGTGCACCAATGGCAGCAAGCAAACCCACCACCATGTCCCCCGGGCCCCAGCAAGCTAAGAACTGAGACGCATAAGAAACTTctctcaaataattaaaaaaaccttTGAGCAAATTTCTCAGCTCTGGCCGGAGCGGGAACCGAAGCGTCGGACTCAGCTCGTTTGCTGCTGAAAACCAATCAAACCCATTGGGCAAGACAAccaaaaatgaaatcaaactgcaaagcaaaactaaaaaaatttagaaagcAGTCCTTAATACGTACCAGTTAACAAAACGGCGAAAAAGACGAAATCGATACGGTTCGCACCCAAAAACAGAGAAGAACAGCCAACAAGTATTCCAAAAATCAAAGATCGTGTCTGCCCGGAGATAATTTTGTGAAACCAAGAGGAAGAAATTGATAGAAAACAGGGGGGCACAACGATGAAGGCGGAGGAAAACCCAGaagaggaaaccagaaaatggAGAGCCAAAAGGTAAGTCAAACAGATGAATCgaaggagagaaagaaaggatgGAGGACGCGTGGGCTGGATGGGTAGAATCAGGAACACTATGTCAATATACGTTGCTAATATTGACAAGCCCAGCCCAGACGAGCTCCACAACCAAAAGGGCCtctgaaatatctttctttccCGGGTTTATCTGATCCAAATGTTAGAAATCCAATTTCATGGTAACCACTGCTTTTTCCATGGCTATTGGGCAGACCAacacctcctctctctctctctccccctcaaAACTCTGCAATgttaattgaataataaaacaCAAGTGAAAACAACCATGGCTACGTTATCTTTGTCCCTAGTGTTTCACAACCCACTTGTTTCACCATACCATTCGAAAATTGGATCACTTTCTGGCACCCAATCCAATTGGTTTCAATCTCCAATCAGAACCAGAACCAGAACGAAACCCAATTCTTGCCCAATCATCAAAGCTCAATCCGGTGCTCGCAGTGAAAGCATTGTCATCGTCGGCGCCGGAATTGCTGGTCTTGCCACTGCACTCTCTCTTCACAGGTTACTTCCAAATCTCAGCAACATTAAATCTTTGACCATGCAGTTTTAAAAGTGTGTCATACAATAcaagatacacacacacacacacacatatacgtGTACATACGATCACTTTGTATTAATATTCTCCTTTTGGATGAATAGGCTTGGAGTTGGGTCGCTGGTGCTTGAACAAGCAGAGTCACTTCGAACTGGAGGAACATCACTCACCCTTTTCAAAAATGGGTGGCGAGTTTTGGATGCAATTGGAGTTGGAAACCATCTCAGGACTCAGTTTCTTGAAATTCAAGGGTATGTTAATCAGTCTTATGTTTCTTCATGCTAATTCTACAAATTACTAGTATATATCTCCACATTTAATTCATCATCTGCGTTTCCTCATTCTTCACACAACCACTCCCAGCTCTGTTTCCGGTTACACCAGAGGGAACCGAACTATGAACCTATCCTAACCCTAACGAAGGCTTTCGCGCCTTGCTGTTAAGTAAGGTGGAAGCTAGCTACTTGCTTGTTAAAGGTGAAACAATTGCCCCACCCGTTTTATGTTAAACAATCTGTAAGTCCTCAAAGAGGCTTGTTGTACGCCCTGACCTTGGAACGGGCTAGCCTCCCCTCAATCCTAAactatttgttaaaaaaaataaaaataaaaaccctaccCAATTTCCTCTGATCTGGTTCATGGAATCAGCTGTGCAGGATGGTGGTAAAGACCGACAATGGAAGAGAGCTACGGTCTTTCAAGTTCAAAGAGGAAGATGAAAGGTAATGAAGTTATTCTTCCACATTCTCTCTTTTCTTAGAGAACATGGCAAATCAATCTTTCATTCTCTCACTTGAAATGGATGAAACAGCCAAGAGGTGCGTGCTGTAGAGAGGAGAATACTGCTGGAGACTCTTGCCAATGAACTACCTCCGGGTGCGGTTCGTTTCTCTTCAAAGCTGGCAAAGAttgaaaaaactgaaaatggaGAAACTTTGTTGCAATTGGTGGATGGTACCCAGCTATATGCAAAGGTTACCCTCAGTCCACTCTGAATTTCCTTTAACACTGTCAGTTTGACAATGCTTTTAGAACGACTAAAAGTTCTTCCAGATACGATAACCACTTTTGACAATGTTTCATACGTGTTTTCCGGGATATAAATCGCTTTTCGTTTAGCAGATTGATGAAGGGTGAAACTGAGATCACCAAATGTTTCtaatttttcaatatgttctgaTGAACCCCAACAGATAGTAATTGGATGTGATGGAATTCGATCTCCTATAGCTACGTGGATGGGGTTCCCCGAGCCTAAATATGTAGGGCATTGTGCTTTTCGTGGTCTTGCAAGTTACCCCGACGGGCAGCCATTTGAACCAAGGTTGAATCAAATCTATGGAAAGGGACAGCGTGCCGGTTTTCTTCCTATTTCTCCTACGAAAGTCTACTGGTTCGTCTGCTACAACAGAGCATCTCTAGGTAATTTCTAATCTGGCCAACAATGCAGATCGATGATTGGAATCTACAAATATTCCCATGGTTGATTTTTCAATGTGGTACATTTTATTGCAGGTCCGAAGATTACTGACGGGCCATTTTTAAAGAAGCAAGTTACCGAACTAGTCAAAGACTGGCCTTCGGACCTATTGAACATCATAGATAATACCCCGGATGACACAATCATTGGAACACCACTCGTAGACCGGTGGCTATGGCCCGGCATCAGCCCTCCGGCTTCAGCAGGAAGAGTTGTGCTGGTAGGAGATGCATGGCATCCAATGACTCCGAATCTTGGGCAAGGTGCTTGTTGTGCTTTGGAAGATGCAGTAATTCTGGCAAGAAAGCTTGCGGGTGCCATCGAGTCAGGACCAGCATCCGTAGAAGATGCTCTCAGCTCGTATGGAAGCGAGAGATGGCCACGCATCTTTCCGCTGACTGTACGTGCAAATCTTGTAGGGTCACTCCTACAGTGGGAGGACCCTGTTGTGTGTTTTTTTCGGAACAATGTCATCTTTCCCAAGCTTGTTAGGTTAGGACCATTGTTGGAGCACACAAATTTCGACTGTGAGCCTCTACAAACTTCAGTTGTGTAACATTGGCGGCAGTGTCATCATCCCCAGAACTAATTAGGTTAAAAACATT encodes the following:
- the LOC137710321 gene encoding monooxygenase 2-like isoform X2, which gives rise to MVVKTDNGRELRSFKFKEEDESQEVRAVERRILLETLANELPPGAVRFSSKLAKIEKTENGETLLQLVDGTQLYAKIVIGCDGIRSPIATWMGFPEPKYVGHCAFRGLASYPDGQPFEPRLNQIYGKGQRAGFLPISPTKVYWFVCYNRASLGPKITDGPFLKKQVTELVKDWPSDLLNIIDNTPDDTIIGTPLVDRWLWPGISPPASAGRVVLVGDAWHPMTPNLGQGACCALEDAVILARKLAGAIESGPASVEDALSSYGSERWPRIFPLTVRANLVGSLLQWEDPVVCFFRNNVIFPKLVRLGPLLEHTNFDCEPLQTSVV
- the LOC137710321 gene encoding monooxygenase 2-like isoform X1, with product MATLSLSLVFHNPLVSPYHSKIGSLSGTQSNWFQSPIRTRTRTKPNSCPIIKAQSGARSESIVIVGAGIAGLATALSLHRLGVGSLVLEQAESLRTGGTSLTLFKNGWRVLDAIGVGNHLRTQFLEIQGMVVKTDNGRELRSFKFKEEDESQEVRAVERRILLETLANELPPGAVRFSSKLAKIEKTENGETLLQLVDGTQLYAKIVIGCDGIRSPIATWMGFPEPKYVGHCAFRGLASYPDGQPFEPRLNQIYGKGQRAGFLPISPTKVYWFVCYNRASLGPKITDGPFLKKQVTELVKDWPSDLLNIIDNTPDDTIIGTPLVDRWLWPGISPPASAGRVVLVGDAWHPMTPNLGQGACCALEDAVILARKLAGAIESGPASVEDALSSYGSERWPRIFPLTVRANLVGSLLQWEDPVVCFFRNNVIFPKLVRLGPLLEHTNFDCEPLQTSVV